The proteins below come from a single Zea mays cultivar B73 chromosome 8, Zm-B73-REFERENCE-NAM-5.0, whole genome shotgun sequence genomic window:
- the LOC103636111 gene encoding putative pectinesterase 11 isoform X2 yields MLLNGDSRRAAATAAALLALAACFCAATGDGDMAGPRPLVLVVDQSGKGDHRRIQDAIDAAPASNRSAGGRGSVVIRIKPGVYREKVVVDKPCITLVGATAASSTVVITWNESWVAADSPTVSVLASDFVAKRIAFQNTFGTSGPAVAVRVAGDRAAFYGCRFTSFQDTLLDDTGRHYYRGCYVQGGTDFVFGNGKALFDKCHLHSVSPAGGAFTAHRRSSESEDTGFSFVGCKLTGLGAGTSVLGRPWGPYSRVVFALSYMSGTVRPQGWDDWSDSSRQRSRTAFYGQYQCYGEGSRTDGRVAWSHDLSQAEAAPFITKVWVGGQEWLR; encoded by the exons ATGTTGTTAAATGGCGACAGCAGGCGGGCCGCGGCGACAGCAGCAGCGCTGCTGGCTCTCGCCGCCTGCTTCTGCGCAGCTACTGGAGACGGGGATATGGCGGGCCCGCGGCCGCTCGTCCTCGTGGTTGACCAGTCCGGCAAGGGCGACCACAGGAGGATTCAGGACGCCATCGATGCGGCGCCGGCGAGCAACCGCTCCGCCGGCGGCCGCGGCAGCGTCGTCATCCGGATCAAGCCCGGAGTGTACAG AGAGAAAGTGGTGGTGGACAAGCCTTGCATAACTCTCGTCGGCGCGACCGCCGCCAGCTCGACCGTCGTCATCACCTGGAACGAGTCCTGGGTCGCCGCCGACAGCCCGACAGTCTCCGTGCTGGCCTCCGACTTCGTCGCGAAGCGCATAGCGTTCCAG AACACGTTCGGGACTAGCGGGCCGGCGGTCGCCGTgagggtggccggagacagggcgGCGTTCTACGGGTGCAGGTTCACGTCGTTCCAGGACACGCTCCTGGACGACACGGGCCGCCACTACTACCGTGGCTGCTACGTCCAGGGAGGCACCGACTTCGTCTTCGGCAACGGCAAGGCTCTGTTCGAT AAGTGCCACCTCCACTCCGTCTCGCCGGCCGGCGGCGCGTTCACGGCGCACAGAcggtcgtcggagtcggaggacaCTGGGTTCAGCTTCGTCGGGTGCAAGCTGACGGGGCTCGGGGCCGGCACGTCCGTCCTCGGGAGACCCTGGGGTCCCTACTCCCGCGTCGTCTTCGCGCTCAGCTACATGTCCGGCACGGTGAGGCCCCAGGGCtgggacgactggagcgactcctCCAGACAGAG GAGCAGGACAGCGTTCTACGGGCAGTACCAGTGCTACGGGGAAGGCTCCAGAACTGACGGGAGAGTTGCGTGGTCTCATGACCTGTCGCAGGCTGAAGCTGCGCCGTTCATCACCAAAGTTTGGGTCGGTGGACAAGAGTGGCTTCGGTAG
- the LOC103636111 gene encoding putative pectinesterase 11 isoform X1 — MLLNGDSRRAAATAAALLALAACFCAATGDGDMAGPRPLVLVVDQSGKGDHRRIQDAIDAAPASNRSAGGRGSVVIRIKPGVYREKVVVDKPCITLVGATAASSTVVITWNESWVAADSPTVSVLASDFVAKRIAFQNTFGTSGPAVAVRVAGDRAAFYGCRFTSFQDTLLDDTGRHYYRGCYVQGGTDFVFGNGKALFDKCHLHSVSPAGGAFTAHRRSSESEDTGFSFVGCKLTGLGAGTSVLGRPWGPYSRVVFALSYMSGTVRPQGWDDWSDSSRQSRSRTAFYGQYQCYGEGSRTDGRVAWSHDLSQAEAAPFITKVWVGGQEWLR, encoded by the exons ATGTTGTTAAATGGCGACAGCAGGCGGGCCGCGGCGACAGCAGCAGCGCTGCTGGCTCTCGCCGCCTGCTTCTGCGCAGCTACTGGAGACGGGGATATGGCGGGCCCGCGGCCGCTCGTCCTCGTGGTTGACCAGTCCGGCAAGGGCGACCACAGGAGGATTCAGGACGCCATCGATGCGGCGCCGGCGAGCAACCGCTCCGCCGGCGGCCGCGGCAGCGTCGTCATCCGGATCAAGCCCGGAGTGTACAG AGAGAAAGTGGTGGTGGACAAGCCTTGCATAACTCTCGTCGGCGCGACCGCCGCCAGCTCGACCGTCGTCATCACCTGGAACGAGTCCTGGGTCGCCGCCGACAGCCCGACAGTCTCCGTGCTGGCCTCCGACTTCGTCGCGAAGCGCATAGCGTTCCAG AACACGTTCGGGACTAGCGGGCCGGCGGTCGCCGTgagggtggccggagacagggcgGCGTTCTACGGGTGCAGGTTCACGTCGTTCCAGGACACGCTCCTGGACGACACGGGCCGCCACTACTACCGTGGCTGCTACGTCCAGGGAGGCACCGACTTCGTCTTCGGCAACGGCAAGGCTCTGTTCGAT AAGTGCCACCTCCACTCCGTCTCGCCGGCCGGCGGCGCGTTCACGGCGCACAGAcggtcgtcggagtcggaggacaCTGGGTTCAGCTTCGTCGGGTGCAAGCTGACGGGGCTCGGGGCCGGCACGTCCGTCCTCGGGAGACCCTGGGGTCCCTACTCCCGCGTCGTCTTCGCGCTCAGCTACATGTCCGGCACGGTGAGGCCCCAGGGCtgggacgactggagcgactcctCCAGACAGAG CAGGAGCAGGACAGCGTTCTACGGGCAGTACCAGTGCTACGGGGAAGGCTCCAGAACTGACGGGAGAGTTGCGTGGTCTCATGACCTGTCGCAGGCTGAAGCTGCGCCGTTCATCACCAAAGTTTGGGTCGGTGGACAAGAGTGGCTTCGGTAG
- the LOC103636112 gene encoding long-chain-fatty-acid--AMP ligase FadD26 produces MSTENYDPCYPDQPVVDRYLPVWAEQPAFARKPAFVWADDAGGGAPSYTALTYSELNTAAQRMALGLLQTVRRGDTVLLLGSPGLRLVKLIFACQRAGLVAVPIIPPTDPSKLGTSAQGAAHRHLLRAVAQTRPAAAVADDAGYIATVLESPVAALKRLRWLSVAHLESRGPRDVAADERTRTAAYCGCAPGETYLIQYTSGATGAPRPVVVTAGAAAHNVRAARKAYDLHPAGVVASWLPQYHDCGLMFLLLTVVAGATCVLASPAAFARRPRLWLELVTEFKATCTPVPSFALPLVLKRGRRSEHGTRPLDLASLRNLILVNEPIYKSPVDDFVEEFGRAGLDASSISPSYGLAENCTFVSTAWCGGRPSLPSYKKLLPSARLPSLASSSGEETEIDIVVVDGRTGEPVEDGVEGEIWVSSPSNASGYLGHPSASREVFRARLPGTGGTSFVRTGDCGVVRGTERYLYVLGRSTDAIAIDGGQGQRRLHAHYIETAAFRSSPGALRGGCVVAFAAPSPSSPVTVVVVAELQKGRDNVHLSSICDGIRRAVWKEEGAKVGCVVLVDSGGVPKTTSGKLRRGYTRDMLAGKLIPKVFEVLYDEYAKGGATPEKETEVCGTSASWVVGEAAGDTAASMVVMASGNASHRMRLRSSL; encoded by the coding sequence ATGTCCACGGAGAACTACGACCCCTGCTACCCCGACCAGCCGGTGGTCGACCGGTACCTCCCGGTATGGGCCGAGCAGCCGGCGTTCGCCCGCAAGCCCGCCTTCGTCTGGGCCGACGATGCCGGCGGTGGCGCGCCGTCGTACACCGCGCTGACATACTCCGAGCTCAACACCGCCGCGCAACGCATGGCTCTGGGCCTCCTCCAGACCGTACGCAGGGGCGACACCGTCCTCCTGCTCGGGTCGCCGGGCCTCCGCCTCGTCAAGCTCATCTTCGCGTGCCAGCGCGCAGGCCTCGTCGCCGTGCCCATCATACCGCCCACCGACCCGTCCAAGCTCGGCACGTCCGCGCAGGGCGCGGCTCACCGCCACCTTCTGCGCGCCGTGGCGCAGACGAGGCCGGCCGCAGCCGTCGCCGACGACGCCGGGTACATCGCCACGGTCCTGGAGTCTCCGGTCGCCGCACTGAAGCGGCTGCGGTGGCTGTCGGTCGCGCACTTGGAGAGCCGTGGTCCGCGTGACGTGGCCGCCGATGAACGGACACGGACGGCGGCCTATTGCGGCTGCGCGCCAGGGGAGACGTACCTGATCCAGTACACGTCGGGCGCGACCGGCGCCCCGAGGCCCGTCGTGGTCACCGCGGGCGCCGCGGCGCACAACGTGCGCGCGGCCCGGAAGGCCTACGACCTCCACCCGGCCGGCGTCGTCGCGTCGTGGCTGCCGCAGTACCACGACTGCGGCCTCATGTTCCTCCTCCTCACCGTCGTCGCCGGCGCCACGTGCGTGCTCGCCTCCCCCGCCGCCTTCGCCAGGCGCCCGCGCCTCTGGCTCGAGCTCGTCACCGAGTTCAAGGCCACGTGCACGCCTGTCCCGTCCTTCGCTCTGCCGCTGGTGCTCAAGCGCGGCCGGCGCTCCGAGCACGGCACGCGCCCACTCGACCTCGCGAGCCTACGGAACCTTATCCTCGTAAACGAGCCCATCTACAAGTCGCCGGTTGACGACTTCGTGGAAGAGTTCGGACGCGCCGGCCTGGACGCGTCGTCCATCTCGCCGTCCTACGGACTGGCCGAGAACTGCACATTCGTGTCCACCGCATGGTGCGGTGGGCGGCCGAGCCTCCCGTCGTACAAGAAACTGTTGCCGTCCGCCAGGCTACCGTCGCTCGCGTCGTCTTCAGGCGAGGAGACGGAGATCGATATCGTCGTCGTCGATGGACGCACCGGAGAGCCCGTGGAGGACGGCGTGGAGGGGGAGATATGGGTTTCCTCGCCGAGCAACGCGTCGGGCTACCTCGGGCACCCGTCGGCGAGCCGCGAGGTCTTCCGCGCAAGGCTGCCAGGGACAGGCGGCACGAGTTTCGTGCGCACGGGCGACTGCGGCGTCGTGCGCGGGACGGAGCGGTATCTCTACGTGCTCGGCCGGAGCACGGATGCCATTGCAATCGACGGCGGGCAGGGGCAACGGCGCCTGCACGCGCACTACATTGAGACGGCGGCTTTTCGCAGCTCGCCGGGCGCACTGCGAGGTGGCTGCGTCGTCGCCTTTGCTGCGCCGTCGCCTTCGTCTCCCGTGACGGTCGTCGTCGTGGCAGAGCTGCAAAAGGGGAGAGACAACGTGCATCTTTCTAGCATCTGCGACGGCATAAGACGAGCCGTGTGGAAAGAAGAAGGCGCAAAGGTCGGGTGCGTCGTGCTGGTCGATAGTGGTGGCGTGCCCAAGACTACGTCAGGGAAGCTGCGACGAGGCTACACGAGGGATATGCTCGCAGGCAAACTGATCCCCAAGGTTTTCGAGGTGCTCTATGACGAATATGCCAAGGGCGGCGCTACGCCTGAGAAGGAGACGGAGGTGTGTGGAACGAGTGCTAGTTGGGTAGTGGGAGAGGCAGCAGGGGACACCGCCGCAAGCATGGTCGTCATGGCCAGCGGGAATGCTAGTCACCGCATGCGTTTGCGGTCATCTCTCTGA